The Rhodobacteraceae bacterium LMO-JJ12 genome contains the following window.
GACCGGGGCCTCGTCGATGTCACCCGGTTCGAAATTATTGCCTGAAGGTTAACCGCAGCGCAAACCATGCGGCTCACCCGATCGCTTCGATCAATCTGAGAAGTTCGCCCAGATCGACCAATTCGGCGAAGCGGGCCGAGTTTATCGGCGCCGGGGCCTTCTCCAGCTCCCATTCCAGCCCGTGTGGCACATAGACTCCCCAGCCCCCGGCCTCGATTGCGGGTACCACATCCGAGCGCATTGAATTGCCCACCATCATTGCCTGACGCGGTCCCTTGCCGTGGCGGGTAAACGCCGCGCGATAGGTTTCGGTGGATTTTTCCGATACAATCTCAACCGCGTCGAATAGATCGCCCAGCCCGGATTGGGCCAGTTTGCGCTCCTGATCGAGCAGGTCGCCCTTGGTGATCAGCACCAGCGTGTAGTCCGCTGCCA
Protein-coding sequences here:
- a CDS encoding HAD family hydrolase; amino-acid sequence: MGQNLTTIGFDADDTLWHNERFFQITQERFAGLLKDYVDTDLLSARLLEAERRNLGHYGFGIKGFMLSMIETALEVTSDRVSGSVIHEIIAAGQDMLRHPIELLPHAREAIETLAADYTLVLITKGDLLDQERKLAQSGLGDLFDAVEIVSEKSTETYRAAFTRHGKGPRQAMMVGNSMRSDVVPAIEAGGWGVYVPHGLEWELEKAPAPINSARFAELVDLGELLRLIEAIG